From Archaeoglobus sulfaticallidus PM70-1:
ACTCCTATCTGTCCCAGAACGGGGACAGACTCGGAGCTACCTCTCAGCCTGTGGAAGACTCTTAACCTGATTATTTGTTTGAGGCCAGACGCCATATCCCTCAAAAACCCATGATCCGTCTGGCCAATCTCGTACAGGTACTTTTTCAGGATGTTTCTTGCGGAGTTGACATCTGCGTTGATGATACCGATCACGGATTTGAACAGACCCCTCTTTACCCTTTTTCGAGGTTCGTAGTACTCTCTTGAGGGATACTCGTGCTTAACAGAGTCCACACCGGATGTATACTCCTCGCTTACTTCTACGATATCCCCAAACTTGTACTTGAGGTGCTTTACTACTTTACCATGAGGGAGTAAAGAGAACATCTGGTTTACGAGGTCGGGCAACTTGCTTTCCTTGTTCTTGGATGAGTGAACATTTCCTACAACGATCCTTGTTACCCTGAACTTCTTGGCAAGCTCCACAATCAGGTTTGATACACGGTGAGAGAAATCTCTCAGCAAATTTCTCACCCGCTTCCAGAGCTTGGCAATTCTTTCGTCGAGTTTGTGGTGTGGTAAGCCCTCGTTCAGGTTGTCTCTTTTAGACTGCAATCTGGAGATTTTCTTGAGGTATTTTCTTAGAAGGGACATTAGACCTCTGCCATCGATGATGTATGACACAGGATGGCCCTCGATAACGATAACAGCGAAGTTGGAAGTGTTGAAGTCGATGCTCATCAACATCTCTTTTTCTGGTTGTTGGGTTTGCTCTTGCTCTACAGAGTAAACGATTCCTATTTGGTAGAATATCCTGCCAGAGTACTTGAGAGGAGTTATCTGGATGTTTCTTACATCGTAACCAGTTAAGTCAATACCAGTATCAATCCACAAGTACTTCTTATCGTAGCCGTACTCCTCTTTCAAGTATTCTCTCAGTTGTTTTGGTATGGATAACCTGATCTTACTCCCGAGCACCTTGAAACCTGTTTTGTCGTAAACGATAGTACGATGGGGCTTCTTCTTATCCATGAATCCTGGCCTTCTTACGGGAGAACTGTAATTCTCAGGATTCTTCAGGTAGTCGAAATACTTTTCCCAGCCCTCAACGAGCTGACCCATGAGGATTTGGGCTGACCTTGAGTGAATGTTCCTGACGAAGAAGTTGTCTTTGAGTTTGTTGTAGATGTCGTAAACGTTGAACTTGAGGTTTCCGTTTATGAGGTGGTGGTTGACAACATTCCACACCTTGCCCGCGTTGTAGCAGAGGTTGCCGATGACTATCTCCTGCTCCCTGGTTAGTCTGGGCTGAATGACTATGCATCGGTTTTCCTGCACATACATACGTCTGCGTTTGGGCATATAGATGTTGAGAGTAGTGTGAAAGTGAAAAGGATATATCAACCCGCCCACCTCTCCTTGCGTATCCCCTCGCTTCGCAAGGGGTCTTGCAAGCAACGGGAAGATAAAAATTATTAATTAATCGAGATAACCCAGAGCCCTCAACCTCTCCTTAACTTTCTCCTCTTCCTCCTCGCTGAAAACCTCTTCTTTATCCTCTTCCTCCAGGCTTGCGAGAACCTCCCTCAGAACATAGGTTACATAATCTGAAACCGAAGTGAAACCCGTACCCTCGATTCTACTCTTTATCTTGTCATATAAAGGCTTTGGAATCGAAACCGTGGTATACTTTCTCCCCTCATCGCTCATAACATCACCCAGCTATGTTTAATTAAATGTAATTAAAATCTTTTGCTGGAAAAAGCAGTTTCAGTAGAAACCTCAACCAGAAAAACTGAGAAAAATTTATTAAATACCACGGAGTTTCATCGATATGCCTCTCAATAACTTCCGAGTGATTATCGATGGCAAACTTGCTGGAATGGGACTACCAGACAGGGAAGCACTGATACAGCTCAAGGATATGGGTTTCAAAGGAATTCTAACCCTAACTGAAAAACCCCTTATGTATGATGAGATAAGATACTTCCAGTACCATCACATCCCTTTGAAGAATTTTAAAGCTCCCTATTTGGATCAGATGGTCGAGGCTGTTGAATTCATAGACAATGTCGATGGGCCGGTGGCGGTTCACTGTCAGTTCGGAAAAGGCAAGACCGGCTGTATTTTAGGAGCATATTTGATATACAAGTTCAATATGTGCACAGATGAGGTAATCCGAAGGCTGAAAGCCATTTTCAACAGCTATATTGAACTTTCCGAGCAGGTAGAAGCTCTAAAGGATTTTGAGAGGTTTTTAAGAACGAAATCCTATTACGAAGATGGATGTAGCGGGAAAATCATCGTTAAAAGGGACTATTCGATGTTCGAAGAGTGCATACACCACTTCAAGGTTTGCGTTTATGAAGATGAAACCGAAATGATTCTCAAAACAGATAGTGGGGAGATAGTTCTTTCATTTAAGGGGGATATCGGAAGGAAGATGACAAAATCCATCTGCCATCTGTAATCAGGTTCTGTTTTTAAAATTGCTTTTTAAAATCAATTAACCGATTTCAGCCAATCTTCAACTTGCCAACAATCTCCCCTATCTCAAGCCACGCCCAAGCCCATACTATACACTCAAAAGCCCTTACCAGATCCCCCTTTTCCAAAAAATAGGTAGAGTCTAATATGTAAGCTCGAATGTTCCTTAGAAAATCCTCATCTCCGCTTACATTCTTCATTTTCTCCTCGATTTTAGCCTTCCACTTCTCAGTTTCCTTCCTAAGCTCTTCTTCCACATTCATGCTGCTCACTTTATTCTTTTAACAGACAGTATCAGTCCATCTCTCCCTGTAACAATAACTTCATCTCCTTCCCTTAATTCGTCATCACTTTCTATCTTCCATATCTCCCCATCTATTTTTGCCAGACCGCTTCCATCTGAAAACTCCATAACTTTACCCCTCTTGCCAATCAAAGCCTCCCCACCAACCTTCTTCTTTTCCTTCCTTAGCTGAACTAACTTCATTAGCATAAATGTCACTAAAGCACCCATCCCTATTCCAATTCCTGCAATGAGCATTCTGAAAGAACTGTAAAAGTTCGAGGGCATTAACGGCTCATCAATCAGCATAATGGCTCCCAGAGTTATACATATTACCGATGCTGACCCAAGGACTCCATAGGTAGGCGTTGCCAGTTCTGCGATGAGGAACAGTACGCCCAGGGCTATCAGTAGTATCCCTAGGGCGTTTATTCCGATCGCTCCGAATCCAACTAACGATAGAACGAGGCTTATCGCCCCTATGGTTTCCGGAAGTATGCCCGGAGAGGTTAAACCGAATATCAGTCCATACAGACCAACCAGAAAGAGTATCGTTGCAACCTGAGGATTGGATATAAATCCAAATATCTTTGCCTGAACGGGCTTTTCAGCTGTAACAATTTCATAATCGAGTTTAACATCAAGCAATCCCTTTTCATTGATTTTTCTTATTAAATCTTCCTTTGAATCTGTAACAAGATCTATAACTCCCTTTTTATATGCCTCCCTAGATGTAAGGCTCAGGCTTTCCGTTACAAACTTCTCTGCTATGTCTGCCGGTCTCCCCCTTTTTTCAGCTATGCTTCTCGCATAACTGGCAATGTAGTTTATGGTCTTGTTCTCCACCTTCCCGAACCCAACTGTGACTGGAGTTGCTGCCCCGACAGATGTCCCGTTGCACATCGCTGAGACTTCTCCTGACAGCAGGATAAAAGATCCGGCAGAGGCTGAAAATGCTCCCTGAGGATAAACATAGGTGATAACAGGAATATCGCTCGTCAGAATCATACTTACAATTTTCTCCGTTGACGAGACCAGCCCCCCAGGAGTATTGATAACAACAAGAACAGCATCAGCTTGGATATTTTCAGCCATGTCGAATGCATTCTCAACATAGACGACGGTTCCCTCATTTATCTCCCCATCGATGTTAACCTCAACAATAGTTGCGGTTGCTACACCAGAGGCGGAGAAGATCAGTAACAGTATTAAAAGCCTAGACAGTAAAGGTATGGATACATAGCATATCACATTTTTCATGCCATTCTCCATACTACACCTTAAATACGATTCTTTTAATTTCTTTGCCATTCACCTCGACTATCGCTTTATAAACACCCTCCCCAAGGACGCCAAGGTTCTCGCTGTGATTGTAATAAGCGATCCTATCACTCTCACAATTCTTTTTTGCCGTGTAAGT
This genomic window contains:
- a CDS encoding RNA-guided endonuclease InsQ/TnpB family protein — translated: MYVQENRCIVIQPRLTREQEIVIGNLCYNAGKVWNVVNHHLINGNLKFNVYDIYNKLKDNFFVRNIHSRSAQILMGQLVEGWEKYFDYLKNPENYSSPVRRPGFMDKKKPHRTIVYDKTGFKVLGSKIRLSIPKQLREYLKEEYGYDKKYLWIDTGIDLTGYDVRNIQITPLKYSGRIFYQIGIVYSVEQEQTQQPEKEMLMSIDFNTSNFAVIVIEGHPVSYIIDGRGLMSLLRKYLKKISRLQSKRDNLNEGLPHHKLDERIAKLWKRVRNLLRDFSHRVSNLIVELAKKFRVTRIVVGNVHSSKNKESKLPDLVNQMFSLLPHGKVVKHLKYKFGDIVEVSEEYTSGVDSVKHEYPSREYYEPRKRVKRGLFKSVIGIINADVNSARNILKKYLYEIGQTDHGFLRDMASGLKQIIRLRVFHRLRGSSESVPVLGQIGVARGCVPLGMVRGLAQTHPEAPCVSEG
- a CDS encoding ribbon-helix-helix domain-containing protein; amino-acid sequence: MSDEGRKYTTVSIPKPLYDKIKSRIEGTGFTSVSDYVTYVLREVLASLEEEDKEEVFSEEEEEKVKERLRALGYLD
- a CDS encoding phosphatase domain-containing putative toxin; the encoded protein is MPLNNFRVIIDGKLAGMGLPDREALIQLKDMGFKGILTLTEKPLMYDEIRYFQYHHIPLKNFKAPYLDQMVEAVEFIDNVDGPVAVHCQFGKGKTGCILGAYLIYKFNMCTDEVIRRLKAIFNSYIELSEQVEALKDFERFLRTKSYYEDGCSGKIIVKRDYSMFEECIHHFKVCVYEDETEMILKTDSGEIVLSFKGDIGRKMTKSICHL
- a CDS encoding DUF357 domain-containing protein; its protein translation is MNVEEELRKETEKWKAKIEEKMKNVSGDEDFLRNIRAYILDSTYFLEKGDLVRAFECIVWAWAWLEIGEIVGKLKIG
- a CDS encoding NfeD family protein; the protein is MENGMKNVICYVSIPLLSRLLILLLIFSASGVATATIVEVNIDGEINEGTVVYVENAFDMAENIQADAVLVVINTPGGLVSSTEKIVSMILTSDIPVITYVYPQGAFSASAGSFILLSGEVSAMCNGTSVGAATPVTVGFGKVENKTINYIASYARSIAEKRGRPADIAEKFVTESLSLTSREAYKKGVIDLVTDSKEDLIRKINEKGLLDVKLDYEIVTAEKPVQAKIFGFISNPQVATILFLVGLYGLIFGLTSPGILPETIGAISLVLSLVGFGAIGINALGILLIALGVLFLIAELATPTYGVLGSASVICITLGAIMLIDEPLMPSNFYSSFRMLIAGIGIGMGALVTFMLMKLVQLRKEKKKVGGEALIGKRGKVMEFSDGSGLAKIDGEIWKIESDDELREGDEVIVTGRDGLILSVKRIK